The proteins below come from a single Vibrio cyclitrophicus genomic window:
- a CDS encoding microcin C ABC transporter permease YejB: MAAYIFRRLLLVIPTLWAIITINFFIIQIAPGGPVEQAVAQLEGHNSGIMERFSGGGQEVDLSESDQASASGYKGSRGLDPEVVEEIKKQFGFDKPIHVRYFDMLKDYATFNFGESLFKGGNVIDLIIDRLPVSISLGLWSTLIIYVISIPLGIMKAIHHGSRFDIWSSAVVIVGYAVPGFLFAIILIILFASGNYFSWFPLRGLVSSNFDQLNWYQQIGDYFWHLALPIFAMVIGGFATLSMLTKNSFLDEINKQYVVTARAKGLDESSILYKHVFRNAMLIIIAGFPSAFISIFFTGSMLIEVMFSLEGIGLLGFESTIQRDYPVVFSSLYIMTLLGLVLSIISDLTYTWVDPRIDFEAR, from the coding sequence ATGGCCGCGTATATATTTCGACGCTTATTATTGGTGATCCCCACGCTGTGGGCGATCATCACCATCAACTTTTTCATTATTCAGATCGCGCCTGGTGGTCCCGTAGAGCAAGCCGTTGCACAATTAGAAGGGCATAACTCCGGAATCATGGAACGCTTTTCTGGCGGTGGGCAAGAAGTTGATTTAAGCGAAAGTGACCAAGCATCTGCCAGTGGTTATAAAGGCTCTCGCGGGCTTGATCCTGAAGTGGTTGAAGAGATCAAAAAGCAGTTTGGTTTTGATAAGCCAATTCACGTTCGCTACTTCGATATGTTGAAAGACTACGCGACCTTTAACTTTGGTGAAAGCTTGTTTAAGGGCGGTAACGTCATTGATCTCATCATCGATCGGCTGCCAGTCTCCATTTCTTTAGGGTTGTGGAGTACCTTAATCATTTATGTGATTTCGATACCTTTAGGCATCATGAAGGCGATACATCACGGATCTCGCTTTGATATTTGGTCGAGTGCGGTGGTGATTGTCGGCTACGCGGTTCCGGGCTTCCTATTTGCGATCATTCTGATTATTTTGTTCGCCAGTGGTAACTACTTCAGTTGGTTCCCATTGCGAGGGTTAGTGTCGAGTAACTTCGACCAACTGAATTGGTATCAACAAATTGGCGATTACTTCTGGCATTTGGCTTTGCCTATTTTCGCTATGGTCATCGGCGGTTTCGCGACACTCAGTATGCTGACCAAAAACTCCTTCCTTGATGAAATCAACAAGCAATATGTGGTGACGGCGCGAGCAAAAGGTTTGGACGAGAGCAGTATTCTCTACAAGCACGTTTTCCGTAACGCTATGTTGATTATTATTGCGGGTTTCCCTAGTGCATTTATTAGTATTTTCTTCACGGGTTCTATGTTGATTGAAGTGATGTTTTCACTCGAAGGTATTGGCCTGCTTGGCTTTGAATCGACCATTCAGCGAGATTACCCGGTGGTGTTCAGTTCTCTCTATATCATGACCTTGCTTGGCTTGGTACTGAGCATTATCTCCGACCTGACTTATACCTGGGTTGATCCTCGAATTGATTTTGAAGCGCGTTAA
- the rbsB gene encoding ribose ABC transporter substrate-binding protein RbsB, translated as MKKLATLISAALLSTTVSVSAQAQDTMAIVLSTLNNPFFVTMKDGAEAKTEELGYKLIVLDSQNDPSKELSNIEDLTIRGVKAILINPTDSDAVSNAIRIANRSDIPVLTLDRGASRGDVVSHIASDNVIGGEMAGHYIMEKVGEKAKVIQLEGIAGTSAARERGEGFMNAVNGSDLELLASQPADFDRTKGLNVMENLLAANPDVQAVFAQNDEMALGALRAVQASGKDVMIVGFDGTDDGIAAVNRGLLGATVAQQPDLIGSLGIEMADKVLKGETVDEYVPVPLKIVAK; from the coding sequence ATGAAAAAATTAGCGACTCTTATTTCTGCTGCTCTTCTTTCTACAACGGTATCTGTATCTGCACAGGCGCAAGATACAATGGCAATCGTTCTGTCTACATTGAACAACCCATTCTTCGTAACCATGAAAGATGGCGCAGAAGCGAAAACGGAAGAGCTAGGCTACAAGCTTATCGTTCTTGATTCTCAAAACGACCCAAGCAAAGAGCTTTCGAACATTGAAGATCTAACCATTCGTGGTGTTAAAGCAATCCTGATTAACCCAACGGATTCAGACGCTGTGTCTAACGCTATTCGTATTGCTAACCGCTCAGACATCCCCGTATTAACGCTAGACCGTGGTGCAAGCCGTGGTGACGTAGTGAGCCACATTGCTTCTGATAACGTAATCGGCGGTGAAATGGCGGGTCACTACATCATGGAAAAAGTGGGCGAAAAAGCAAAAGTAATACAACTTGAAGGTATTGCTGGTACATCAGCAGCTCGTGAACGTGGCGAAGGCTTCATGAACGCAGTAAACGGCAGCGACCTTGAGCTTCTTGCAAGTCAACCTGCTGATTTTGACCGTACTAAAGGTCTGAACGTAATGGAAAACTTACTTGCTGCAAACCCAGACGTACAAGCAGTATTCGCTCAGAACGATGAAATGGCGCTAGGCGCACTGCGCGCAGTTCAAGCTTCAGGCAAAGACGTAATGATCGTTGGCTTTGATGGCACTGACGACGGTATTGCTGCTGTTAATCGTGGCCTACTTGGTGCAACGGTAGCACAACAGCCTGACCTAATCGGTTCTCTGGGTATCGAAATGGCAGACAAAGTACTGAAAGGCGAAACAGTAGACGAGTACGTACCAGTACCTCTAAAAATTGTTGCTAAGTAA
- the rbsC gene encoding ribose ABC transporter permease has protein sequence MSTKTMSKTTETEAPKKKPLISKEWLIDQKSLIALIFLIVVVSFLNPNFFTVDNILNILRQTSVNAIIAVGMTLVILTAGIDLSVGSVLALCGAFAASMIGMEIPVMIAVPTALVAGAALGAISGVIIAKGKVQAFIATLVTMTLLRGVTMVYTDGRPISTGFTDTADAFAWFGTGYAMGIPVPVWIMVVVFAAVWYLLNHTRFGRYVYALGGNESATRLSGIDVDKVKIGVYAICGLLAAVAGIIVASRLSSAQPTAGMGYELDAIAAVVLGGTSLAGGRGRIMGTLIGALIIGFLNNALNLLDVSSYYQMIAKAVVILLAVLVDNKNK, from the coding sequence ATGAGTACTAAAACCATGAGCAAAACAACTGAAACTGAAGCGCCAAAGAAAAAACCGTTAATCAGCAAAGAGTGGCTGATTGACCAAAAGTCATTGATTGCTTTGATCTTCCTGATTGTTGTCGTTTCTTTCTTAAACCCAAACTTTTTTACTGTCGACAACATCCTAAACATTCTGCGCCAAACCTCAGTTAACGCAATTATCGCTGTAGGCATGACGCTGGTTATCTTAACCGCAGGTATCGACTTGAGTGTCGGCTCTGTACTGGCACTTTGTGGTGCATTCGCAGCCAGCATGATTGGCATGGAAATCCCAGTGATGATCGCAGTGCCAACCGCTCTAGTAGCAGGTGCAGCATTAGGTGCTATCAGTGGTGTGATTATTGCCAAGGGTAAGGTTCAAGCCTTCATAGCAACTCTTGTGACTATGACACTACTTCGCGGCGTAACCATGGTTTACACCGACGGTCGTCCTATCTCTACTGGTTTCACTGACACAGCAGACGCCTTCGCTTGGTTCGGTACAGGCTACGCAATGGGCATCCCAGTTCCGGTATGGATCATGGTCGTAGTGTTCGCAGCGGTATGGTACCTACTTAACCACACACGCTTTGGTCGCTATGTTTACGCACTAGGTGGCAACGAATCAGCAACTCGCCTATCAGGCATCGACGTAGACAAAGTGAAAATCGGCGTTTACGCAATCTGTGGTCTGTTAGCAGCGGTAGCTGGCATCATCGTGGCATCTCGATTGTCATCAGCTCAACCAACAGCAGGTATGGGTTATGAATTAGACGCCATCGCAGCCGTAGTTCTTGGCGGCACAAGCTTAGCCGGCGGTCGTGGTCGTATCATGGGCACATTGATTGGTGCATTGATTATCGGCTTCCTAAACAACGCCTTAAATCTATTAGACGTATCTTCTTACTACCAGATGATTGCAAAAGCAGTGGTTATTCTTCTGGCGGTATTAGTCGACAACAAAAACAAGTAA
- a CDS encoding extracellular solute-binding protein codes for MGTVFRHKASQRTQFFRFNLAKCAVMLPLIALQPSITFASDTDSTPDITVIETTQLVGFGEAKYPTDFTHFDYVNPDAPKQGKVTYGSIGTYDSFNRFGSRGVAASYTGEIYDTLMFSPSDEIDAYYPLIASKVRYASDFTWMEIDINPNAKFQDGEPITAHDVAFTFDKFSKEGVPQYRVYYKEIESVTAVSDLVVRIEMSKPNREKLFSFAQSTRVLPQHFWKDRKLSEPLSEPPVGSGPYKIISYKSGQSVTYGLDENYWAADLPVNVGRNNFKQVQYDYYRDDTVMLEAFKAGEFDLRTENSAKFWANSYTGSNFDKGYIIKEEINHEKPETTQGFVFNIQSPVFSDPKVREALTYAMDFEWMNKNMFYGQYKRTRSYFQNTDYEAKGLPSEAEVELLSQYKDQIPARVFTEEFQPPVTDGSGRIRSQMRTAFKLLKEAGWVLKDKVMTNEKTGKPMSFELLIYSPTTERIATPVQKNLKRMGIEMKIRTIDTTQYIKRLRDRDFDMVSSSFSANPYPSPNLMIVWNSNYIDSTYNTAGVMDPVVDALTEEIARNQQHPEKLLTLGRSLDRVLQWNFYNIPQWHVGEYRVAMWDKFERPDVLPKYDLGIDTWWISEEKAALLPEKRR; via the coding sequence ATGGGAACAGTTTTTCGACACAAAGCCTCGCAGCGCACTCAGTTTTTCAGGTTTAACTTAGCCAAATGTGCAGTCATGCTGCCGCTTATTGCTTTACAACCCTCTATCACTTTCGCTTCTGATACCGATTCAACTCCCGACATCACCGTTATTGAAACCACGCAACTGGTTGGTTTTGGTGAAGCAAAATATCCTACCGATTTTACTCATTTCGATTACGTTAATCCTGATGCGCCAAAGCAGGGTAAAGTGACCTATGGCAGCATAGGTACTTACGATAGCTTCAATCGATTCGGTTCCCGCGGCGTTGCTGCGAGTTACACAGGGGAAATTTACGATACATTGATGTTTTCTCCGAGTGACGAGATTGATGCGTATTATCCGTTAATTGCTTCAAAAGTTCGCTACGCCAGTGATTTCACTTGGATGGAAATCGATATCAACCCAAATGCTAAATTCCAAGATGGCGAGCCTATCACCGCGCACGATGTTGCATTCACTTTTGATAAGTTTTCAAAAGAGGGCGTGCCTCAATATCGCGTGTATTACAAAGAGATCGAATCAGTAACGGCAGTCTCTGATTTGGTTGTTCGTATTGAGATGAGCAAGCCAAATCGTGAGAAGCTGTTTAGCTTTGCACAAAGCACTCGCGTATTACCCCAACATTTTTGGAAAGACAGAAAGTTGTCTGAGCCGCTGAGTGAGCCGCCAGTCGGCAGTGGTCCATACAAAATCATCAGCTATAAATCGGGTCAAAGTGTTACCTACGGCCTAGATGAAAATTACTGGGCTGCAGATCTGCCAGTTAACGTGGGTCGCAATAATTTCAAGCAAGTGCAATACGATTACTACCGTGATGACACCGTAATGCTGGAAGCTTTCAAAGCAGGGGAGTTCGATCTTCGAACCGAAAATTCAGCTAAGTTCTGGGCCAACTCTTACACGGGCTCAAACTTCGATAAAGGCTATATCATTAAAGAAGAGATTAACCACGAGAAGCCTGAAACGACTCAAGGTTTTGTCTTCAATATTCAGTCTCCTGTGTTTTCTGACCCTAAAGTTCGTGAAGCATTAACGTACGCGATGGACTTTGAGTGGATGAACAAGAACATGTTTTATGGCCAGTACAAACGTACTCGTAGTTACTTCCAGAATACAGATTATGAAGCGAAAGGTTTACCAAGCGAAGCTGAAGTCGAGTTGTTGTCTCAATATAAAGACCAAATTCCAGCGAGAGTGTTCACAGAAGAATTCCAACCGCCAGTCACCGATGGTAGCGGCCGTATTCGTAGCCAAATGCGTACTGCTTTCAAACTTTTGAAAGAAGCAGGTTGGGTACTGAAAGACAAAGTAATGACCAACGAAAAGACCGGCAAGCCGATGTCATTTGAGTTGTTGATTTACAGTCCAACTACGGAACGTATCGCAACGCCGGTTCAAAAGAACCTTAAGCGTATGGGTATTGAGATGAAGATCCGTACTATTGATACTACTCAGTACATCAAACGCTTGCGTGATCGTGACTTCGACATGGTTTCGTCGTCATTTTCTGCAAACCCTTATCCTAGCCCGAACTTAATGATTGTTTGGAACTCTAACTACATTGATTCTACTTACAATACTGCTGGTGTAATGGATCCGGTGGTTGACGCGTTAACAGAAGAAATTGCGCGTAACCAACAACATCCTGAAAAGCTTCTTACGCTAGGTCGTTCACTTGACCGTGTATTGCAGTGGAATTTCTACAATATCCCGCAATGGCACGTTGGTGAGTACCGCGTAGCAATGTGGGACAAGTTTGAGCGTCCAGATGTATTGCCTAAATACGATTTAGGTATCGATACATGGTGGATTTCAGAAGAGAAGGCGGCTTTGCTTCCTGAAAAACGTCGCTAG
- a CDS encoding substrate-binding domain-containing protein, with translation MATMKDIARLAKVSTSTVSHVINKSRFVSEEIAERVNSAAKELNYAPSALARSLKMKQTKTLGMLVTTSTNPFFGEVVKGVERRCYEKGYNLILCNTEGDSERMKSSIDTLLQKRVDGLMLMCSTLEGQHIDVFERYPELPVVVMDWGPMLFASDKIQDNSHQGGYMATKHLIDNGHSQIGCITGPLHRNQASSRYKGFQQAMEEANLTINPQWIVESNFECDGGFDSYQTLKTRGTMPSALFVSNDMMAMGVIHAAAQDGTSIPNDLSIIGYDDIHLSKYMTPALSTVHQPKHRLGKAAVDTLLNRLKTPDASPQVVELEPTLVERSSVKVI, from the coding sequence ATGGCAACAATGAAAGACATCGCACGGCTCGCAAAGGTTTCTACATCGACCGTGAGTCATGTGATCAACAAGTCACGTTTTGTCAGTGAAGAAATAGCTGAGCGTGTTAACAGTGCGGCTAAAGAACTCAACTACGCGCCTTCTGCACTGGCTCGTAGTTTGAAAATGAAGCAAACCAAAACCCTGGGTATGTTGGTTACCACGTCTACTAACCCATTCTTCGGTGAAGTAGTGAAAGGTGTGGAACGTCGTTGCTATGAAAAAGGCTACAACCTAATCTTGTGTAACACGGAAGGCGACAGTGAGCGTATGAAGTCATCCATTGACACTTTGCTACAAAAGCGAGTCGATGGCTTAATGCTGATGTGTTCAACTCTTGAGGGTCAACACATCGATGTCTTCGAGCGTTACCCTGAGTTGCCTGTCGTAGTCATGGACTGGGGCCCTATGTTATTTGCGAGTGACAAAATTCAAGATAACTCCCATCAAGGTGGTTACATGGCAACTAAGCACTTGATTGATAATGGGCACTCTCAAATCGGTTGTATCACAGGTCCACTGCATCGCAATCAAGCCTCTTCTCGCTATAAAGGCTTCCAACAAGCAATGGAAGAAGCCAATTTAACGATCAATCCTCAATGGATTGTTGAATCAAACTTTGAATGTGATGGTGGCTTCGATTCTTATCAAACACTGAAAACTCGTGGAACAATGCCGTCAGCCTTGTTCGTCAGTAACGATATGATGGCGATGGGTGTAATTCACGCTGCGGCGCAAGATGGCACATCGATTCCAAACGATCTTTCCATTATTGGCTACGATGATATTCATCTTTCTAAATACATGACGCCAGCGTTAAGTACGGTCCACCAGCCAAAACACCGTTTAGGTAAAGCTGCTGTAGACACGTTACTTAACCGACTAAAAACACCTGACGCGTCTCCTCAAGTTGTTGAGTTAGAACCAACGTTAGTTGAACGAAGCAGCGTAAAAGTGATTTAG
- the rbsK gene encoding ribokinase: protein MTQLIVLGSVNADHVLQVPSFPRPGETLIGGNYQVIPGGKGANQAVAAARLNADIGFIACVGDDPFGINIRQDFAKDGINIDGVIVANNTPTGIAMIQVSATGENSICLSAEANNKLTCDQIKPHLEKIRNAKYLLTQLETPIEGIEFAAKVAKESGTQVILNPAPARPLSDSLLACVDVITPNETEAEVLTGVTVTDNQSAHQAALALHAKGIETVMITLGAKGVWVSHHGQGNEASEGELIAGFRVDATDTTAAGDTFNGALVTGLLEDMPLQRAIKFAHAAAAISVTRFGAQTSIPSRAETDAFLAEQVSA, encoded by the coding sequence ATGACTCAACTGATTGTTTTAGGTAGCGTTAACGCTGACCACGTATTGCAAGTTCCTTCGTTCCCTCGTCCGGGTGAAACCTTGATTGGCGGTAATTATCAGGTCATTCCTGGCGGCAAAGGTGCAAACCAAGCGGTGGCTGCTGCGCGATTAAACGCAGATATCGGCTTTATCGCCTGTGTTGGTGACGACCCATTTGGTATCAACATTCGTCAAGATTTTGCTAAGGACGGCATCAACATCGACGGCGTTATCGTTGCAAACAACACCCCGACTGGCATCGCGATGATCCAAGTATCCGCAACAGGCGAAAACAGCATCTGTCTTTCTGCGGAAGCAAACAACAAGCTGACTTGCGACCAAATCAAGCCGCACCTAGAGAAGATTCGCAATGCTAAGTACCTGCTGACTCAACTTGAAACGCCAATTGAAGGCATTGAGTTCGCTGCAAAAGTGGCCAAAGAGAGCGGCACGCAAGTGATTCTTAACCCGGCTCCTGCTCGTCCATTATCGGATTCACTGCTTGCTTGTGTCGATGTGATAACACCCAACGAGACCGAAGCGGAAGTCCTAACAGGTGTGACTGTAACTGACAACCAGTCCGCTCACCAGGCGGCTTTAGCTTTGCATGCGAAAGGCATTGAGACTGTGATGATCACACTTGGCGCGAAAGGCGTTTGGGTTAGTCATCACGGTCAAGGTAATGAAGCTAGCGAAGGCGAATTAATTGCCGGTTTTCGTGTTGATGCAACGGATACTACCGCTGCTGGCGACACATTTAATGGTGCATTAGTGACAGGCTTACTTGAAGACATGCCATTACAACGCGCGATTAAGTTTGCTCACGCCGCGGCTGCCATTTCAGTAACTCGCTTTGGCGCCCAAACATCTATTCCAAGCCGTGCTGAAACGGATGCTTTCCTAGCCGAGCAGGTTTCGGCTTAG
- a CDS encoding winged helix-turn-helix domain-containing protein, translating to MNNEIYLGDLTLDTETRNITNKQGNKIHLRPHLFAVLCLLLENPGQPVPRKDIVSVCWDNQPMPTQALTNVVYYLRNVFIRLRVSNIKIVTIPRYGYTLFIIPNTDERDRLASEKHPKASTQQLSSAHSGE from the coding sequence ATGAATAATGAAATCTACCTTGGTGATCTAACTCTGGATACGGAAACTCGAAATATCACGAACAAACAAGGAAACAAAATCCATTTACGTCCGCACCTATTTGCAGTGCTTTGTCTGTTGCTAGAAAACCCCGGTCAACCGGTCCCTAGAAAAGATATTGTAAGCGTATGCTGGGACAACCAACCTATGCCTACACAAGCACTAACCAATGTAGTCTATTACCTAAGAAATGTCTTTATCCGCTTGAGAGTTTCTAACATCAAAATTGTTACTATCCCTCGATATGGCTATACGCTGTTCATCATACCCAATACTGATGAGCGTGATCGCTTAGCTTCAGAAAAACACCCGAAAGCCTCAACACAACAACTTAGCTCAGCACATTCAGGCGAGTAA
- the rbsA gene encoding ribose ABC transporter ATP-binding protein RbsA has product MTQAILELSSIEKAFPGVKALDKASLNVYPGRVMALMGENGAGKSTLMKVLTGIYHLDSGTIAYQGKPAAFKGPRDSQQAGISIIHQELNLIPELTIAENIFLGREITGTMGRILWNEMYQEADKLLKRLNVKHSSKTPLGQLSLGEQQMVEIAKALSFESKVIIMDEPTDALTDTETESLFKVINELRAEGCGIVYISHRLKEIFEICDDITVLRDGKFIGQCEVKDTDEDGLIEMMVGRKLDEQYPRIGQSHGETCLEVIGLTGSGVHDVSFTLKRGEILGVSGLMGAGRTELMKVIYGALPSERGVINLENKTINPVSPKDGLANGIAYISEDRKGDGLVLGLSVKENMSLCSLDQLTKSGQIQHKDEVMAVDDFIKLFNIKTPTREQIIGNLSGGNQQKVAIAKGLMTKPKVLILDEPTRGVDVGAKKEIYQLINKFKADGMSIILVSSEMPEVLGMSDRIMVMHEGRVSGEFDAKEANQELLLACAVGKKINEDAA; this is encoded by the coding sequence ATGACTCAAGCCATTTTAGAACTTAGCTCAATTGAGAAGGCCTTCCCTGGTGTGAAAGCACTGGATAAGGCAAGCCTCAACGTTTATCCAGGACGCGTCATGGCGTTAATGGGTGAAAACGGTGCAGGTAAATCAACGCTTATGAAAGTGCTTACGGGTATCTATCACTTGGACAGCGGAACTATCGCCTACCAAGGTAAGCCGGCGGCATTTAAAGGACCGCGTGATTCACAACAAGCCGGTATTAGTATCATTCACCAAGAGTTGAACCTAATACCAGAGCTTACCATCGCCGAGAACATCTTCTTAGGTCGTGAAATCACAGGGACTATGGGGCGCATCTTGTGGAACGAGATGTACCAAGAAGCCGACAAGCTACTTAAACGCCTTAACGTGAAACACAGCTCAAAAACACCTTTAGGCCAGTTGAGCCTTGGTGAGCAACAAATGGTAGAGATCGCAAAAGCCCTATCGTTTGAGTCTAAGGTCATCATCATGGATGAACCAACTGATGCATTAACCGATACCGAAACTGAGTCTCTGTTTAAGGTGATTAACGAACTTCGTGCTGAAGGCTGCGGCATTGTTTACATCTCTCACCGCTTGAAAGAGATCTTCGAAATTTGTGATGACATCACCGTACTTCGTGACGGTAAGTTCATTGGCCAATGTGAAGTAAAAGACACCGACGAAGATGGCCTGATCGAAATGATGGTGGGCCGTAAGTTGGACGAGCAATATCCACGTATAGGGCAGAGCCACGGTGAAACCTGCCTTGAAGTGATTGGCCTGACGGGTTCTGGTGTTCATGACGTGAGCTTTACTCTAAAGCGTGGCGAGATTTTGGGTGTGTCTGGCTTGATGGGTGCTGGTCGTACTGAACTGATGAAAGTGATTTACGGTGCCCTTCCGAGTGAGCGCGGTGTCATCAACCTAGAAAACAAAACCATTAACCCTGTAAGTCCGAAAGATGGCTTAGCAAATGGCATCGCTTACATCTCTGAAGACCGTAAAGGCGATGGCTTAGTTCTAGGGCTTTCTGTTAAAGAAAACATGTCTTTATGTTCATTGGATCAATTGACTAAAAGCGGTCAAATCCAACATAAAGATGAAGTGATGGCGGTTGATGACTTCATCAAACTATTCAACATCAAAACCCCGACTCGCGAACAAATTATTGGCAACCTTTCTGGTGGTAACCAACAGAAAGTAGCTATCGCGAAAGGCTTGATGACCAAACCAAAAGTACTGATTCTCGATGAGCCAACGCGTGGTGTCGATGTCGGTGCTAAAAAAGAAATTTACCAACTCATTAATAAATTCAAAGCTGACGGTATGAGCATTATTTTGGTCTCATCTGAAATGCCAGAAGTGTTAGGAATGAGTGACCGCATCATGGTGATGCATGAAGGCCGTGTAAGCGGTGAATTTGATGCTAAAGAAGCAAACCAAGAATTATTACTGGCGTGTGCGGTCGGTAAAAAGATCAACGAGGACGCAGCATGA
- the rbsD gene encoding D-ribose pyranase: protein MKKSTLINSELSYLVATLGHTDEITICDAGLPIPDQVTRIDLALTHGVPSFQQTVKTMLDESQIEGVVIAEEFAKVSPEHHAALIDLIKTEEARCGKPLSITYIPHEEFKQRTHESRAVIRTGECTPYANVIFQAGVTF from the coding sequence ATGAAAAAAAGTACTCTAATTAATTCTGAACTCTCTTACCTAGTGGCCACTCTTGGCCATACAGATGAAATCACGATTTGTGACGCGGGCTTACCGATTCCAGACCAGGTAACTCGCATTGATCTTGCTCTGACTCACGGTGTACCAAGCTTTCAACAAACGGTAAAAACCATGCTGGATGAATCTCAAATTGAAGGCGTTGTGATTGCAGAAGAATTTGCGAAAGTAAGCCCAGAGCATCACGCCGCACTGATTGATTTAATCAAGACAGAAGAAGCGCGTTGCGGCAAACCGCTTTCGATTACTTACATCCCTCATGAAGAATTTAAACAGCGAACACATGAAAGCCGCGCGGTTATCCGTACAGGAGAATGCACCCCATACGCAAATGTCATTTTCCAAGCTGGCGTAACGTTTTAG
- a CDS encoding endonuclease/exonuclease/phosphatase family protein, translating into MNKPNQITFATFNLLNYIEPPNAYYDFENIYSFEEWKKKQHWMAQAIKSLDCDVIGFQEIFSPQSLEQLMNELGYPYFAVVDSAHVEDDYLYTSPVVGIASRYPIEKVQPVKPDLELLSAFNLSDSFSFNRTPVHATITLPHLGSTDCYVVHFKSQRPTEPKSHILDNADRSKVSQISDNQKPKSDTLVKLHQEQLGSWLSSVQRGLEAQMLHQYITNQRYQTDQPVVLMGDFNKPLFNDEFKGLLSYSINRDENSKHWLSHFRLKDSWDLYHQLHEEDLLELRKPTHYYGASGSVLDYILMSNEFDCQNSSSLMEISSYTVLDHHLINPSFEHDQFSTDHAIVAVTAHIREA; encoded by the coding sequence TTGAACAAACCAAACCAAATAACATTCGCAACGTTCAATCTTTTGAACTACATCGAACCACCGAATGCTTACTATGATTTTGAGAACATTTACAGCTTCGAGGAATGGAAGAAGAAGCAACACTGGATGGCTCAAGCGATTAAATCATTAGATTGTGATGTGATTGGCTTCCAAGAAATATTTAGCCCGCAGTCTTTAGAGCAGTTAATGAATGAACTTGGTTATCCTTACTTTGCTGTGGTCGATAGCGCGCATGTTGAAGATGATTACCTGTATACCTCGCCTGTCGTGGGTATCGCCTCTCGCTACCCGATTGAAAAAGTGCAGCCGGTTAAACCCGATTTAGAGTTGCTTTCAGCCTTCAATCTTAGTGACAGTTTTTCATTTAACCGAACGCCAGTACACGCCACAATTACCTTACCCCATTTGGGCTCAACCGACTGTTATGTGGTGCACTTTAAATCTCAGCGACCAACCGAGCCCAAAAGTCACATTCTAGATAATGCTGATAGATCTAAAGTCTCTCAAATTTCAGACAACCAAAAGCCCAAAAGCGACACGTTAGTTAAGCTTCATCAAGAACAACTCGGATCTTGGTTATCGAGCGTTCAGCGTGGTTTAGAAGCTCAGATGCTTCATCAATACATTACCAATCAGCGCTACCAAACCGATCAACCCGTTGTGTTGATGGGTGATTTTAATAAGCCTTTGTTTAATGATGAGTTTAAAGGGCTGTTGAGTTACTCAATCAACCGAGATGAAAACAGCAAGCATTGGCTGTCCCATTTTCGATTAAAAGACAGTTGGGATCTTTACCATCAACTGCATGAAGAAGACTTGCTTGAACTGCGTAAACCAACCCATTACTACGGCGCCTCTGGGTCTGTACTGGACTATATTTTAATGTCGAATGAGTTCGATTGTCAGAACTCTTCAAGTTTAATGGAGATCTCTAGCTACACAGTGTTAGACCATCACCTGATTAACCCAAGCTTCGAGCATGACCAATTCAGTACGGACCATGCCATCGTTGCTGTAACCGCTCATATCCGTGAAGCTTAA